One window of the Microvirga mediterraneensis genome contains the following:
- a CDS encoding SDR family NAD(P)-dependent oxidoreductase gives MTIYALVTGAAGGIGRAIVQRLANDGIPVIATDSNEAGVAEVVASLPGSGHKALVLDVTDEAKVQKLFNDVEASEAKIGIVVAAAGILLLRNGGQRPPLTEISLDEWDLTQRVNSTGTFLLLREYLRARTREPVEGGRFVAFSSVAAQLGGYRSSSAYIASKSAVLGLVKAAAREAAPMGITINAVAPGLIDAPMLHQSLDPENYASVTGNIPLQRVGSPEDVAGAVAFLMSKDASYITGSVIDVNGGYRMQ, from the coding sequence GCCCTCGTGACCGGGGCTGCAGGCGGAATCGGCCGAGCCATCGTGCAGCGGCTCGCCAATGATGGCATTCCTGTCATCGCCACTGATTCCAATGAGGCCGGCGTCGCAGAGGTCGTGGCATCCCTGCCAGGCTCTGGACACAAGGCTCTCGTCCTCGACGTGACGGATGAAGCGAAGGTCCAGAAGCTTTTCAACGATGTTGAGGCCTCCGAGGCAAAGATCGGCATCGTGGTGGCCGCGGCGGGCATCCTGCTGCTGAGGAATGGCGGGCAGCGCCCGCCGCTGACCGAGATCTCCTTGGATGAGTGGGACCTGACGCAACGAGTCAATAGCACCGGCACCTTCCTGCTCCTGCGCGAGTATCTCCGTGCTCGCACGCGAGAGCCAGTCGAAGGCGGGCGCTTCGTGGCGTTCTCATCGGTCGCTGCGCAGCTCGGCGGGTATCGTTCGAGTTCCGCCTATATCGCCAGCAAGAGTGCCGTTCTCGGTCTCGTCAAGGCCGCTGCCCGTGAAGCTGCCCCTATGGGCATCACAATCAATGCGGTCGCTCCCGGCCTGATCGATGCGCCCATGCTGCATCAATCGCTGGACCCCGAGAACTATGCTTCCGTCACCGGAAACATTCCTCTCCAGCGGGTTGGCAGTCCCGAAGACGTCGCTGGCGCCGTTGCCTTCCTGATGAGCAAGGATGCGTCCTACATCACGGGCTCTGTGATCGACGTCAATGGCGGCTACCGGATGCAATAG